One window of Chryseobacterium indologenes genomic DNA carries:
- a CDS encoding DNA alkylation repair protein — translation MTEKRKGARSIKDIPPDILEQLNRGEIETANLTEWLAVDQRLLLEHLLQQNNRIDYLKPVLENIDQLKKQTVNTLNEAIGVGLLNLARKNKDEEFLFRLSTHPADLVRCWSAYTIGRNNELKLKEKLKSIQSFASDSHFGVREICWMTVRPDISENLGESLSVLSEWTQHSNENVRRFASESTRPRGVWCEHIDALKQNPGLGLEILEPLRSDSSRYVQDSVGNWLNDASKSQPEFVVEVCDEWLRESPTKETQYIVKKALRTIKK, via the coding sequence AGAACAGCTGAACCGCGGAGAAATTGAAACCGCCAATCTTACAGAATGGCTGGCAGTAGATCAAAGGTTATTGTTGGAGCATTTACTTCAGCAGAATAACCGGATTGATTATTTAAAACCTGTCTTAGAAAATATAGACCAGCTGAAAAAGCAAACTGTCAATACTCTCAACGAAGCTATTGGAGTGGGACTTTTAAATTTAGCAAGAAAAAATAAAGATGAAGAATTTCTGTTCAGGCTCTCAACGCATCCGGCAGATCTCGTGCGTTGCTGGTCAGCATATACCATTGGAAGGAATAATGAGTTGAAACTTAAAGAAAAATTAAAAAGTATCCAGTCTTTCGCTTCCGATTCTCATTTCGGAGTGAGGGAAATCTGCTGGATGACAGTGCGTCCGGATATTTCAGAAAATCTTGGCGAGAGCTTGTCTGTTTTATCAGAATGGACGCAGCATAGCAATGAAAATGTAAGACGTTTTGCCAGCGAATCTACCCGGCCGAGAGGAGTGTGGTGTGAACATATTGATGCTTTGAAACAAAATCCTGGATTAGGTCTTGAAATTTTAGAACCTTTACGATCCGATTCATCCCGATATGTGCAGGACAGTGTCGGCAATTGGCTGAATGATGCCAGCAAATCTCAACCTGAATTTGTGGTAGAAGTTTGTGATGAATGGCTCCGGGAAAGTCCGACAAAAGAAACCCAATACATCGTAAAGAAAGCCTTGCGGACCATCAAAAAGTAG
- a CDS encoding putative DNA modification/repair radical SAM protein, with protein MDFDRLKEKLEILADAAKYDVSCSSSGGSRKNKKGALGDSSASGICHTYTEDGRCVSLLKILLTNHCIYDCAYCVSRSSNDIKRAAFTVEEVVDLTINFYRRNYIEGLFLSSGIFKNADTTMERLVRVAKKLRLEENFNGYIHLKSIPGASDDLMQEAALYADRLSVNIEIPTESGLKLLAPEKNRQDMISPMRYIQKGIIQYKDEKKVLKKVPKFAPAGQSTQMIVGATNENDLQIIKVADHFYKNFNLKRVYYSGYVPVLEDQRLPSLTTEVPMLRENRLYQSDWLMRFYGFKAEEILDPNVPFLDLEMDPKLSWALRNLDQFPVNLQTAEYRTILRIPGIGVKTAQKIISARRFQVLTMEHLKKLGAAVNRAKYFIDFTAGNAYLKYLTDKNFRKLLIGGSSSKFHNQFSQQLTLF; from the coding sequence ATGGATTTTGACCGCCTTAAAGAAAAACTGGAAATCCTTGCCGATGCAGCGAAATATGATGTTTCGTGTTCGTCCAGCGGCGGCTCAAGAAAGAATAAAAAAGGAGCTTTAGGAGATAGTTCCGCAAGTGGCATCTGCCATACTTATACAGAAGATGGGCGATGTGTTTCTTTGCTTAAAATTCTATTGACCAATCATTGTATCTACGATTGTGCTTACTGTGTCTCAAGAAGTTCAAATGATATTAAAAGAGCTGCTTTTACGGTAGAAGAAGTCGTAGATCTTACCATTAATTTTTACAGAAGAAATTATATTGAAGGGTTATTTCTGAGTTCCGGAATTTTCAAAAATGCAGACACAACCATGGAACGTCTGGTGAGAGTGGCCAAAAAGCTGCGTCTGGAAGAAAATTTTAATGGGTATATCCATCTGAAATCTATTCCCGGGGCAAGTGATGATCTGATGCAGGAAGCTGCTTTGTATGCAGACCGTTTATCGGTAAACATTGAAATCCCTACAGAAAGCGGATTAAAATTATTGGCTCCTGAAAAGAACAGGCAGGATATGATCAGTCCTATGCGATATATTCAAAAAGGAATTATTCAGTATAAGGATGAAAAGAAAGTTTTAAAAAAAGTACCCAAGTTTGCTCCGGCAGGACAATCTACACAGATGATTGTAGGCGCAACCAATGAAAACGACTTACAGATCATTAAAGTGGCTGATCATTTTTACAAAAACTTCAATCTCAAAAGAGTCTATTATTCAGGATATGTTCCCGTTTTGGAAGATCAAAGATTACCTTCTTTAACAACCGAGGTTCCTATGCTTCGTGAAAACCGGTTGTATCAGTCGGATTGGCTGATGAGATTTTATGGTTTTAAAGCTGAAGAAATTTTAGATCCTAATGTTCCTTTTCTTGATCTTGAAATGGATCCGAAATTAAGCTGGGCATTACGAAATCTGGATCAGTTTCCGGTGAATCTTCAGACTGCAGAATATCGAACAATTTTAAGAATTCCGGGAATTGGGGTAAAAACGGCTCAAAAAATTATCAGTGCAAGACGTTTTCAGGTTTTAACGATGGAGCATTTAAAAAAATTAGGAGCAGCTGTCAACAGGGCAAAATATTTCATTGATTTCACTGCTGGGAATGCCTACCTGAAGTATTTAACTGATAAAAATTTCAGAAAGCTGTTGATAGGTGGAAGCTCTTCAAAGTTTCACAATCAGTTTTCCCAACAACTGACATTGTTTTAA
- a CDS encoding hydroxymethylglutaryl-CoA reductase, degradative, whose protein sequence is MNHKPIEGFSKLPKQGKIDWLVNEYLEGNQEYQNILKQYWNDDADLQKLHDEFSENTISNFYMPYGIAPNFLIDGKLLALPMAVEESSVVAAASKAAKFWIDKGGFKTTIINTEKLGHTHFIFNVEPHKLLHFFNFSLKKKLLEATEDITANMRKRGGGILNINLVDKTAEMPNYYQLKASFDTVDSMGANFINSCLEQFGKTLRQEVATSEDFTQEEKNSLQIVMNILSNFTPDCIVRAEVSCKMEDLKDDSGISPEEFASKFKQAVTIAEIEPYRATTHNKGVMNGVDAVVIATGNDFRATEACAHAYAARDGQYRSLTHCTTDNGVFRFWIDLPISVGVVGGLTNLHPLVKFSLALLGKPSAQELMSILAVSGLAQNFGALRSLVTTGIQKGHMKMHLLNILNQLGATEEEKQHFVTYFKDKTVSHHEVINEFNRMRGN, encoded by the coding sequence ATGAATCATAAACCAATCGAAGGTTTTTCCAAGCTTCCAAAGCAGGGGAAAATCGACTGGCTCGTAAACGAATATCTTGAAGGAAACCAGGAATATCAAAATATATTAAAACAATACTGGAACGATGATGCAGATCTTCAGAAACTTCACGATGAGTTTTCTGAAAATACCATCTCCAATTTTTATATGCCTTACGGAATTGCTCCGAACTTTCTGATCGATGGAAAACTGTTGGCACTTCCAATGGCCGTTGAAGAAAGTTCTGTAGTTGCCGCCGCTTCCAAAGCTGCGAAATTCTGGATCGATAAAGGAGGTTTCAAAACAACGATTATCAACACTGAAAAACTTGGGCACACCCATTTTATTTTTAATGTTGAACCTCATAAATTATTACATTTCTTTAATTTCAGTTTAAAGAAAAAGTTACTTGAAGCTACAGAAGATATCACTGCGAACATGAGAAAACGCGGTGGTGGTATTTTAAATATCAATCTGGTGGATAAAACTGCAGAAATGCCGAATTATTACCAGCTGAAAGCAAGCTTTGATACGGTAGATTCCATGGGAGCAAACTTTATCAACTCATGTCTTGAGCAGTTTGGAAAAACTTTGAGACAGGAAGTAGCAACAAGCGAAGATTTTACTCAGGAAGAAAAGAATTCATTGCAGATCGTGATGAATATCCTTTCCAACTTTACCCCTGACTGTATTGTGAGAGCTGAGGTTTCCTGTAAAATGGAAGATTTAAAAGATGACAGCGGAATTTCTCCTGAAGAATTTGCTTCGAAATTCAAACAGGCAGTTACCATCGCTGAAATTGAACCTTACCGTGCAACCACTCATAATAAAGGAGTAATGAATGGCGTAGATGCGGTTGTCATTGCAACCGGAAATGATTTCAGAGCTACAGAAGCCTGTGCACATGCTTATGCTGCAAGAGATGGGCAATACAGATCTTTGACGCATTGTACCACAGATAACGGAGTATTCAGATTCTGGATTGATCTTCCTATTTCTGTAGGAGTTGTAGGAGGACTTACCAATCTTCACCCTTTGGTAAAATTCTCGTTAGCGCTACTTGGAAAACCTTCTGCACAGGAGCTGATGAGTATTCTTGCTGTTTCTGGTCTTGCACAAAACTTTGGTGCATTGCGTTCGCTGGTAACTACAGGAATCCAGAAAGGGCATATGAAAATGCACTTATTGAATATTCTGAATCAGTTGGGAGCTACCGAAGAAGAAAAGCAGCACTTTGTAACGTATTTCAAAGATAAGACGGTGAGCCACCACGAGGTGATCAATGAATTTAACAGAATGAGAGGAAACTAA
- a CDS encoding TIGR03915 family putative DNA repair protein, which produces MMTTLLYDGSFDGLFTAVFEVFEYRYKDVEIASRERFHQENIFAEIHEVITQTEKSERVLNKLEQNIGKAGIHKLLKVFLSEDPDLENLILSAVRQSIRYPEENILENFADNNILQISKICKSVDRERHRMTAFVRFEKMKDGVFFSKIDPDFNVLPLIRKHFNDRYQDQKWMIYDLRRNYGIFYDLENCEFFYPDEKPDFNKYQQKFHDEEMNYQVLWQRYFTKTNIVERKNMKLHIQHVPKRYWKYLTEKW; this is translated from the coding sequence ATGATGACAACCCTACTCTACGATGGAAGTTTTGATGGTCTTTTCACTGCGGTATTTGAAGTTTTTGAATACCGTTATAAAGATGTGGAAATTGCAAGCAGGGAAAGGTTTCATCAGGAAAATATTTTTGCTGAAATCCACGAAGTCATCACGCAAACAGAAAAGTCTGAGCGGGTTCTCAACAAATTGGAGCAAAATATTGGGAAAGCGGGTATTCATAAACTTTTAAAAGTTTTTTTATCAGAAGATCCGGATCTTGAGAACCTCATCCTGTCTGCCGTCAGACAATCCATCAGATATCCCGAAGAAAATATTCTTGAAAACTTTGCAGATAACAATATTCTACAAATTTCAAAAATCTGTAAATCGGTTGATAGGGAAAGGCACAGAATGACTGCTTTTGTCCGCTTTGAAAAAATGAAAGATGGTGTTTTCTTTTCCAAAATAGATCCCGACTTCAATGTTCTTCCGTTAATCCGAAAACATTTTAATGACCGGTATCAAGATCAGAAATGGATGATCTATGATCTGAGGAGAAATTACGGCATTTTTTACGATCTGGAAAACTGCGAATTCTTCTACCCTGATGAAAAGCCGGATTTCAATAAGTATCAGCAAAAATTTCATGATGAAGAGATGAATTATCAGGTGCTTTGGCAGCGATATTTTACTAAAACCAATATTGTAGAGCGAAAGAATATGAAACTCCATATTCAGCATGTTCCGAAAAGATACTGGAAGTATTTGACGGAAAAATGGTAA